In one window of Zingiber officinale cultivar Zhangliang chromosome 11A, Zo_v1.1, whole genome shotgun sequence DNA:
- the LOC122031248 gene encoding cytochrome P450 71A1-like, translating to MELMLAAKSRLGGRDYINFLDVFESFAYGPLMHLKLGQVSAIVVSSATLASEVLKTFDIACCSRPHKVATSKLSYGGSNIAFMPDSERWRQLRKLYTVEFFSTRKINSFTSVREDEIARMARHMHISSWISSSLAVNVSELVLCFSCNTTCRTAFGRDIAGDDLNVYDVLREAQELVASFFMADYFPLLRWVDVATGMKSRLQKSLLELDGIYQKFIDRHLDTKSLSGSEENEDLLDAMADPDKKKEESARRRELKLVFLFTAPRTDGQLTEENLKAVLVVTITFRLDVEKIV from the exons ATGGAGCTCATGCTCGCTGCAAAATCACGATTAGGCGGCCGCGACTACATTAACTTTTTGGATGTTTTCGAAAGTTTCGCG TATGGCCCGCTCATGCACCTAAAACTCGGCCAGGTCTCCGCCATCGTCGTCTCCTCCGCCACCCTCGCCAGTGAAGTCCTCAAGACCTTCGACATCGCCTGCTGCTCCCGCCCCCACAAAGTTGCCACCTCCAAGCTCTCCTACGGCGGCTCTAATATCGCCTTCATGCCCGACAGCGAGCGCTGGAGGCAGCTACGCAAGCTCTACACCGTCGAATTCTTCAGCACCAGAAAGATCAACTCTTTCACGTCCGTAAGGGAAGATGAGATCGCGAGGATGGCGAGGCATATGCATATCTCTTCTTGGATCTCGAGCTCCCTCGCCGTCAACGTGAGCGAGCTCGTCCTGTGCTTCTCCTGCAACACGACGTGCAGGACGGCCTTCGGTCGAGACATCGCCGGCGACGACCTCAACGTTTACGACGTGCTCAGAGAAGCGCAGGAACTGGTGGCTAGCTTCTTCATGGCAGACTACTTTCCCCTGCTCAGGTGGGTCGATGTGGCAACGGGGATGAAATCTAGACTTCAGAAATCGTTACTCGAGCTCGACGGCATCTACCAGAAATTCATCGATCGCCATCTCGACACGAAGAGTCTATCAGGAAGTGAAGAGAATGAGGATTTATTGGATGCAATGGCGGATCCAgacaaaaaaaaggaagagagtgcTCGAAGAAGGGAGCTGAAGCTTGTCTTCCTTTTCACTGCCCCTCGGACT GATGGACAACTGACAGAGGAGAATCTCAAAGCAGTTCTTGTGGTGACAATTACTTTTCGTTTAGATGTCGAAAAAATTGTGTAA